The following coding sequences are from one Deinococcus sp. JMULE3 window:
- a CDS encoding DUF4238 domain-containing protein yields MGQKQHYVPKSYLRNFLNNESGNFVVYDKLSNSKRLGKANNQIAAEDDFYKANPSIFSIEVDDNVIEKFFSEHADSRPSKFPEYCADLGNGRISIERFKELCVVYIYFQFVRVPQELPKERRSEESKIDHIRYMFNRNRIERFTRRALSAKWVILKGSNEFPIFTSDNPVIPFYNNEEGASFDLNTFMNKTYDIGSDAFSFNFIFPITKDYIIYIYDSEERDTFSSNGSVINLDEALYRKLAMAIANSGVRILIFPSDESFTTAYHYLDFELLSQIKMH; encoded by the coding sequence ATGGGACAGAAACAACATTATGTACCTAAAAGTTATCTAAGAAATTTTTTAAATAATGAAAGTGGCAACTTTGTTGTATATGATAAGCTGAGCAATTCAAAGCGCTTAGGCAAAGCCAATAATCAGATTGCAGCTGAGGATGATTTCTATAAAGCAAATCCTTCCATTTTTAGCATTGAAGTGGATGATAATGTTATTGAAAAATTTTTTTCTGAACACGCAGATTCAAGGCCCAGCAAATTTCCAGAATATTGTGCAGACTTAGGGAATGGTAGAATTAGCATCGAAAGATTTAAAGAACTCTGCGTGGTGTACATTTATTTTCAGTTTGTGAGAGTTCCACAAGAATTGCCAAAAGAGCGAAGATCCGAAGAATCAAAAATAGATCATATTAGATATATGTTTAATAGGAATCGAATTGAAAGATTTACCCGAAGAGCATTATCTGCGAAGTGGGTAATATTAAAAGGTTCAAACGAATTCCCAATATTTACCAGCGATAACCCCGTTATACCTTTCTACAATAATGAAGAAGGTGCATCATTTGATCTAAATACATTTATGAATAAAACCTACGATATCGGATCTGATGCCTTTTCCTTCAATTTTATATTCCCCATCACGAAGGATTACATCATTTATATATACGATTCCGAAGAGAGAGACACATTTAGTAGCAATGGAAGTGTAATCAACTTAGATGAAGCATTGTATAGAAAACTAGCGATGGCTATTGCCAATTCAGGCGTCAGAATTCTAATTTTCCCCTCGGATGAATCTTTTACAACGGCATATCATTACTTAGATTTTGAATTGCTATCTCAGATAAAAATGCACTAG
- a CDS encoding IS4 family transposase, giving the protein MKTLGNRPPHDTLQTALRSAFPVDARRLVVFTALILAVIQARTVVLYSLKTHVALPGSLTTRYQRLCRFVQFPFPEALFPRFALSFLPPGPVDLILDRTNWKLGQQDVNILLLSAVWNGFSLPLMWTLLPHGGASRSCVREALVERFLKLCPDREIRCLLADREFIGQHWFRFLDQHGIAPCIRLPARATIGAYCMPVWAVFKNLQVGEVRVWHRQTRIYGVNLRVAATKNAAGEMLYLAYRGHALPNMRRYALRWQTENLHAALKTRGFNLEDTGLTRAERVSSLLTVVSVAFIWACVTGEVVARRTATKVRKHGHRAVSVFRLGLDHLQDLLLHPSGASWRALSTLMPRFEG; this is encoded by the coding sequence ATGAAAACCCTTGGGAACCGACCACCTCACGATACCTTGCAGACCGCCTTGCGGTCTGCTTTCCCTGTGGACGCCCGCCGCCTCGTCGTCTTCACGGCACTGATCCTGGCGGTCATTCAGGCGCGCACCGTCGTCCTGTACAGCTTGAAGACACACGTCGCTCTCCCAGGCTCGTTGACGACTCGGTATCAGCGGCTCTGCCGGTTCGTCCAGTTCCCGTTTCCTGAGGCGCTGTTCCCCCGATTCGCCTTGTCCTTTCTCCCGCCCGGCCCAGTCGACCTCATTCTCGACCGCACCAACTGGAAACTTGGACAGCAGGACGTCAATATTCTCCTGCTCTCTGCCGTGTGGAACGGGTTCAGTTTGCCGCTGATGTGGACACTGCTCCCGCACGGGGGGGCCAGTCGTTCCTGTGTCCGGGAAGCGCTCGTGGAGCGCTTCCTGAAGCTCTGCCCAGATCGGGAGATCCGGTGCCTGCTCGCGGATCGTGAATTCATTGGGCAGCACTGGTTTCGATTCCTCGACCAGCACGGGATTGCGCCCTGCATTCGTCTCCCAGCTCGCGCTACGATCGGCGCGTACTGCATGCCGGTCTGGGCAGTCTTCAAGAACCTTCAGGTGGGTGAAGTCAGGGTCTGGCATCGCCAGACCCGCATCTACGGTGTGAATCTGCGGGTGGCGGCCACGAAAAACGCAGCCGGTGAAATGCTGTACCTGGCGTATCGGGGCCACGCCCTGCCGAACATGCGCCGGTATGCCCTGCGCTGGCAAACAGAGAATCTGCACGCCGCGTTGAAAACCAGAGGGTTCAACCTGGAAGATACGGGTCTGACACGCGCCGAACGAGTGTCTTCGCTCCTGACGGTCGTCAGCGTCGCCTTCATCTGGGCGTGCGTGACGGGCGAGGTCGTAGCACGTCGAACGGCGACCAAAGTAAGGAAACACGGACACCGTGCGGTGTCCGTGTTTCGACTCGGGCTTGATCATCTCCAAGATCTTCTGCTGCATCCGTCCGGCGCATCCTGGCGCGCCTTGAGCACACTCATGCCCCGTTTTGAGGGGTAG
- a CDS encoding thioredoxin fold domain-containing protein: MRAIALICLFVCLLVSSAQAFAGITRGDLHGSSFKQDMSTSAVQPTIYLFVRPDCSSCALQISHLAVIQKQLGGIRVSLIVPDEAVARRTLLAGSSITAEVQEDRDAKIAVQYGLKSIPAIVFVDSGSVIRGFYEGLLSLEELEKLASEFSQGDLKTVLYAKGAPGARATPIEGVAWIDSRYTLLVFHQFDCEFCRQELPKVIQLSYDKPSLRMFVIAPSNISETQSQFKSAGAKNNIDILSDELSNRKIYNEYNVKATPTFILINELGEITWRLTGSGTGNTSLQKIPIR, from the coding sequence ATGCGTGCCATTGCGCTCATTTGTCTCTTCGTCTGCCTGCTTGTCTCATCAGCACAGGCTTTCGCTGGCATAACGAGAGGTGATCTACATGGCTCATCCTTTAAACAGGACATGAGTACTTCGGCTGTCCAGCCGACCATCTATCTATTTGTCAGACCGGACTGCTCATCCTGTGCATTACAAATCTCGCATTTGGCCGTAATACAGAAGCAACTTGGCGGCATCCGAGTTTCGCTCATCGTTCCAGATGAAGCGGTCGCTCGAAGAACTCTGCTGGCTGGCAGCTCTATAACTGCGGAAGTACAAGAGGACAGGGACGCCAAAATCGCCGTCCAGTACGGCTTAAAATCCATCCCTGCAATCGTATTTGTCGACTCAGGGAGTGTCATTCGGGGATTCTACGAAGGTCTACTGTCATTAGAGGAATTGGAGAAGTTGGCAAGTGAATTTTCTCAAGGTGATTTGAAAACTGTGTTGTACGCCAAAGGTGCCCCCGGCGCCAGAGCTACGCCAATAGAAGGTGTGGCTTGGATTGACTCCAGGTATACATTGCTGGTCTTCCATCAATTTGATTGTGAATTTTGCAGGCAAGAATTGCCTAAAGTCATCCAGTTAAGCTATGACAAGCCAAGTCTGCGGATGTTTGTGATCGCTCCAAGTAATATAAGCGAAACGCAATCTCAATTTAAGAGTGCTGGCGCAAAAAACAACATAGATATTTTATCTGATGAGTTAAGTAATCGAAAAATATATAATGAGTATAACGTCAAAGCAACGCCGACATTCATACTCATCAATGAACTTGGGGAGATCACATGGAGACTTACTGGATCAGGCACAGGCAACACATCTTTGCAGAAGATACCCATTAGGTGA